One window of the Salvia splendens isolate huo1 chromosome 1, SspV2, whole genome shotgun sequence genome contains the following:
- the LOC121746920 gene encoding pyruvate decarboxylase 2, producing the protein METKVGSLDSSRAAACNDVGCLPSNSSVSAIHSSASPPFHSAEATLGRHIARRLVQIGATDVFSVPGDFNLTLLDHLIAEPGLNLIGCCNELNAGYAADGYARARGVGACVVTFTVGGLSLLNAVAGAYSENLPVICIVGGPNSNDYGTNRILHHTIGVPDFSQEMRCFQTVTCCQAVVNNLEDAHELIDTAISTALKESKPVYISVSCNLPAIPHPAFSREPVPFSLSPRLSNKMGLEAAVEAAAEFLNKAVKPVMVGGPKLRVAKAGGAFVQLADASGYAIAVMPSAKGLVPEHHPHFIGTYWGAVSTAFCAEIVESADAYLFAGPIFNDYSSVGYSLLLKKEKAIIVQPDRVSIGNGPEFGCVLMKDFLIGLSKRLKKNTTAYENYHRIYVCEGQPSKGEPKEPLRVNVMFQHIQKMLSGETALIAETGDSWFNCQKLRLPQGCGYEFQMQYGSIGWSVGATLGYAQAVPDKRVIACIGDGSFQVTAQDVSTMIRSGQKTIIFLINNGGYTIEVEIHDGPYNVIKNWNYSGLVDAIHNGEGKCWTTKVWCEEELIEAIRRATGDKKDCLCFIEVIVHKDDTSKELLEWGSRVSAANSRPPNPQ; encoded by the exons ATGGAAACCAAAGTAGGCTCGCTCGACTCCTCCAGGGCCGCCGCGTGTAACGACGTCGGCTGCCTCCCCTCCAACAGCTCCGTCTCCGCGATCCACTCCTCCGCATCGCCGCCCTTCCACTCCGCCGAGGCCACGCTCGGCCGCCACATCGCCCGCCGCCTCGTCCAGATCGGCGCCACCGACGTCTTCTCTGTCCCCGGCGACTTCAACCTCACGCTGCTGGACCACCTCATCGCCGAGCCCGGCCTCAACCTCATCGGCTGCTGCAACGAGCTCAACGCCGGCTACGCCGCTGACGGCTACGCCAGGGCGCGCGGCGTCGGCGCCTGCGTTGTCACCTTCACCGTCGGAGGCCTCAGCCTGCTCAACGCCGTCGCCGGAGCTTACAGCGAGAATCTCCCCGTGATTTGCATCGTCGGAGGTCCGAACTCGAACGATTACGGCACCAATAGGATCCTCCATCACACGATCGGCGTGCCGGATTTCTCGCAGGAGATGCGATGCTTCCAAACGGTTACATGCTGTCAG GCGGTGGTGAATAATTTGGAAGATGCTCATGAGTTGATAGACACGGCGATATCGACGGCGTTGAAGGAGAGTAAGCCGGTGTACATAAGCGTCAGCTGTAACTTGCCGGCGATTCCACATCCGGCGTTCAGTCGTGAGCCTGTTCCCTTTTCTCTCTCACCTAG ATTGAGTAACAAGATGGGGCTAGAAGCTGCAGTGGAAGCAGCAGCCGAGTTTCTGAACAAGGCAGTGAAACCAGTGATGGTGGGAGGCCCAAAACTTCGTGTCGCGAAAGCAGGCGGTGCTTTCGTTCAGCTGGCAGATGCTAGCGGCTACGCCATCGCAGTTATGCCATCTGCCAAAGGCCTAGTGCCGGAGCACCACCCTCATTTCATCGGCACCTACTGGGGAGCTGTGAGCACGGCCTTCTGCGCGGAGATTGTGGAATCAGCTGATGCTTACCTCTTCGCTGGGCCTATATTCAACGACTACAGCTCGGTAGGGTACTCTCTCCTTCTCAAGAAGGAGAAGGCGATCATCGTGCAGCCTGATCGCGTTTCCATTGGAAATGGCCCCGAGTTTGGATGCGTCTTGATGAAGGATTTCCTGATCGGGCTCTCGAAACGCCTCAAGAAAAACACGACTGCTTATGAGAACTACCACAGGATTTATGTCTGTGAAGGGCAGCCGTCCAAGGGTGAGCCCAAGGAGCCATTGAGGGTGAATGTCATGTTTCAGCATATTCAGAAGATGCTGTCGGGAGAGACGGCTTTGATTGCTGAGACAGGCGACTCCTGGTTCAATTGCCAGAAACTGAGATTGCCACAGGGCTGCGG GTACGAGTTCCAAATGCAATACGGGTCTATTGGTTGGTCAGTTGGTGCAACACTGGGGTATGCGCAGGCTGTGCCCGATAAGCGCGTAATTGCTTGCATCGGAGATGGCAGCTTCCAG GTTACAGCACAGGATGTGTCTACGATGATTCGGAGTGGGCAGAAGACGATCATTTTCTTGATCAATAATGGGGGTTACACCATCGAGGTGGAGATCCACGACGGGCCGTATAATGTGATCAAGAATTGGAATTACAGTGGCTTGGTTGATGCAATTCATAATGGTGAAGGGAAATGCTGGACTACAAAGGTATGGTGCGAGGAGGAGCTGATAGAAGCGATCAGGAGGGCGACGGGAGACAAGAAGGATTGCTTGTGCTTCATCGAAGTGATCGTTCACAAAGACGATACGAGCAAAGAACTTCTGGAATGGGGCTCGAGGGTCTCTGCAGCTAACAGCCGCCCTCCAAACCCTCAATAG
- the LOC121798049 gene encoding dnaJ protein ERDJ3A-like, producing the protein MKSRFALALIVAGIVFLLCVESKKNDPYKVLGVDRNASNREIQKAFHKLSLQYHPDKNKNKGAQEKFAEINNAYDILSDEEKRKNYDLYGDEKGSPGFDAGDPGQQGGYSYFTSGGPGQSGFNFRPGEWQNMGGQEGGSKSFSFSFGGPGSGGGFDMSDMFSNFFGGGMGGGSQFGGFSGSGRSKQGNRQSSKSIPSVNSQFYRKEIVDKGMTWLLLVYSSNMQEIQIYESVIEQVVTPLQGAMKVGSINCGSETSLCKDLGLYNSREPKIIVYSYASGEKASLVEYGGDLDVRSLKSFCQDYLPRFSKRINLDRFDAASEGGRLPKVLLLSTKKNTPIIWRTLSGIYHKRFLFYDAEVRDASDRSMRELGIDSLPAIVGWLSNGEKEILKSGISVKDLKSAVQELSGLLENFEKKNKKASVQRDATESGVPLLTTSNFDNICGDKVPVCLIGVFKSSTTRDKLQKILQSVSQKSFSRRQRPTSGTRDSVSYALLDASKQQSFLNALDKSGFKSSDKLLLAYKPKRGTYAAFQGEITEEAVESFVSSVLNGDVQFSKARQKPTLK; encoded by the exons ATGAAGAGCCGATTCGCATTAGCGCTGATTGTTGCCGGGATTGTGTTTCTCCTCTGCGTAGAATCAAAGAAAAACGATCCGTATAAG GTTCTTGGGGTTGATAGAAATGCAAGTAATCGTGAAATTCAAAAAGCCTTTCACAA GTTATCTCTACAGTATCATCCTGACAAAAACAAGAATAAGGGGGCCCAAGAAAAATTTGCAGAGATCAATAATG CATATGACATTTTATCTGAcgaagagaaaagaaagaattatGATCTCTACGGGGATGAGAAAGGTAGCCCGGGATTTGATGCTGGAGACCCTGGACAGCAGGGAGGGTATTCCTATTTCACTAGTGGTGGACCAGGACAAAGTGGGTTCAATTTTAGACCAGGGGAATGGCAGAATATGGGGGGACAAGAAGGAGGCTCAAAAtcattttcattctcatttGGAGGTCCTGGTTCAGGGGGTGGTTTTGACATGAGTGATATGTTTTCTAACTTTTTTGGTGGTGGTATGGGAGGAGGCAGTCAGTTTGGTGGCTTCAGCGGCTCAGGCAGGTCAAAGCAGGGGAATAGACAATCCTCGAAGAGCATACCATCTGTGAACTCCCAGTTCTACAGGAAAGAAATAGTTGATAAGGGGATGACATGGCTCTTATTAGTTTACTCATCCAATATGCAGGAGATCCAAATATATGAATCTGTTATAGAGCAAGTTGTCACCCCACTTCAGGGAGCAATGAAG GTTGGAAGTATAAATTGTGGATCTGAGACATCCTTGTGCAAGGATCTTGGTTTATACAATAGCAGAGAACCTAAAATTATTGTCTACTCATATGCATCTGGTGAAAAGGCTTCTTTGGTGGAGTATGGTGGTGACTTGGACGTAAGATCCCTCAAAAGTTTTTGTCAAGACTATTTGCCCAGATTCTCAAAGCGGATCAACTTGGATAGATTTGACGCTGCATCTGAAGGTGGGAGATTACCAAAAGTGTTGCTTCTGTCTACTAAGAAGAACACTCCCATTATTTGGCGAACATTAAGTGGCATATATCACAAACGTTTCTTGTTCTACGATGCTGAG GTTCGTGATGCCTCAGACCGGTCTATGAGAGAATTGGGCATCGATTCACTTCCTGCCATTGTTGGTTGGCTATCGAATGGGGAGAAAGAAATTCTCAAGTCTGGTATATCTGTAAAGGACCTGAAATCTGCCGTTCAAGAGCTTAGTGGCTTGCTTGAAAATTTcgagaaaaagaataagaaggCTTCTGTCCAAAGAGATGCTACCGAATCAGGCGTACCATTGCTTACCACTTCAAATTTTGATAACATCTGTGGCGATAAAGTTCCAGTCTGCTTGATTGGTGTTTTCAAGTCATCAACAACGCGGGACAAGTTACAAAAAATCTTGCAATCT GTTTCCCAAAAATCATTTTCTAGACGACAAAGACCAACATCTGGCACGAGGGACTCGGTCTCATACGCTCTCTTGGATGCTTCAAAGCAGCAATCTTTCTTAAACGCCCTCGACAAATCAGGGTTCAAGTCATCGGATAAGCTCCTGTTGGCATACAAACCAAAGCGAGGCACCTATGCTGCATTTCAGGGCGAAATAACCGAAGAAGCAGTAGAGAGCTTCGTAAGCTCCGTACTGAACGGAGACGTACAGTTCTCCAAGGCAAGACAGAAGCCTACACTAAAATAA